In Methanobrevibacter sp. TMH8, the genomic stretch ATGTGAGAATCTTTAGTTTTAACCTTTTTTTCATCAATAACCTCGACCACATCATTAGAATACCATAAAAGAGGTTTTTCAATTTTAACCCATTCAGAATATTCGTCAGACTCATCAATTTTAAGATCTGTTACTTTACCAATAGTTCCAGTTCCAATATACCTAATATAAGAGCCGATTTCAATAATTTTTCCCCTAGCATCTTTAATTTTCACACAATCATCCCAATAAGTAGAAAAAGATTAATGAATATGATTTATTAGTTAAACTTTATCATCTTTATCAATGTTTATTCTTAATAAAACATAATCACCAATACTTTTAATATTTTCAAAATGAATTAAAACTTCATCATGAGATAAAATATTTTTCTGTAATGAAACAGCTATCTTGTTGATTTCACCACTTTCTTCATTAAAATCAACATCTGAAACTTTTCCAATATCTTTTGCATCAATGTCAAGTACCTGCATACCTAATAAATCTTTCATTCTCATTTTAAATCCCCTTTTTTATGTAAAATATATAGCTTATGTTATTTTATGTTATTTTATCTATATTTTATGTCCTATTTTATATCTTAATTCATATACTTTATATTTTAGTTATATCAACAATTCATAATATTTCATATATGACAATATAATTTATTAAAAATTTATTATAATATATTATGTTCAACTTTAGTAATAAATTTTTTCAAATTTATCCATATCATATACTAACTATTATTTTTTACTTCATTGTAACATCAAATAATAAATTAATAGAAATAATAAACTAATACAAATACTATAAAAAACATAAATTTTAATGTTTAAATTTAACTGATTTATTTTAGATATATATTATATATTTAATATTTTATCTAATATTCTATCATATTCAATTAAATTTTATAATAATTATAATTATAGTATCTATATTATTATAATTAATACTATAATCAATATCATATAATCAATATCATGTAATTAATATTTTATAAAGTATAATAAATTGATAAAACTAATAATATGAATAAAAAAGGTGAAATAGCTATGGAAAAAATCTATCGAATTATAATTGATGATATTCTAAATAAAAAGATATCTACAAGGCGTGATTTGGAAATAGCTAAAAGGAAAGTTTGTAGAGATTTTGATCTTCCGAAATTTATGAGTAATACTGAGATATTAGAATGTGCAACTGAAGAAGAACGAGAAGTAGTATCTAAAATTCTCATGAAAAAACCAACTAGAACCATATCTGGAGTAGCTATTGTAGCTGTAATGTGCCATCCACACAAATGTCCACATGGAAGATGTTTTTATTGCCCAGAAAGTGATGTAGCACCACCTAGTTATACTGGAGAAGAACCTGCAGCTCTTAGAGCTAGAATGTTTGATTTTCACCCTTACACTCAAACTTATAATCGATTGAAACAGCTATCAACTGTAGGACATAACATAGACAAGGTAGAACTAATAATTATGGGAGGGACATTTCCATCTAGAGAATCTTCATATCAAGAGTGGTTTATTGCCCAATGTTTAAAAGCTATGAATGATTTTGGTGGGTGGGATAATGAAAAAGCAAATGTCAAGCTTTACCCACCAACTGATTATGTTCTCCTAGAAGATGTTCAAAAAGCTAATGAAATAGCTAAAGTCCGCTGTATAGGAATGACCTTTGAAACAAGACCTGACTACTGTAAAGTAGAAGATATAGATAGGATGTTAAAAATGGGAGTTACAAGAGTTGAACTTGGAGTTCAAACCATCTATGACAATATTTATGAGAAGATGGAAAGAGGCCATACAGTTCAAGATGTGATTGATGCAAATCAGACACTTCGTGATTCTGGAATTAAAGTAGCTATGCACTTTATGCCAGGATTATTATCTAATCCAAAAGAAGACTATGAGATGTTTAAAGAAGTATTTAATAATCCAAAATTTAAACCAGATATGTTAAAAATTTATCCTTGTCTTGTAACTAAAGGAAGTAAACTATATGACCTTTGGAAAGA encodes the following:
- a CDS encoding DUF2098 family protein, translated to MKIKDARGKIIEIGSYIRYIGTGTIGKVTDLKIDESDEYSEWVKIEKPLLWYSNDVVEVIDEKKVKTKDSHIRKEDNVENLKNIGNELEDASLTSGGAEGGG
- a CDS encoding PRC-barrel domain-containing protein, whose amino-acid sequence is MRMKDLLGMQVLDIDAKDIGKVSDVDFNEESGEINKIAVSLQKNILSHDEVLIHFENIKSIGDYVLLRINIDKDDKV
- a CDS encoding tRNA uridine(34) 5-carboxymethylaminomethyl modification radical SAM/GNAT enzyme Elp3, with protein sequence MEKIYRIIIDDILNKKISTRRDLEIAKRKVCRDFDLPKFMSNTEILECATEEEREVVSKILMKKPTRTISGVAIVAVMCHPHKCPHGRCFYCPESDVAPPSYTGEEPAALRARMFDFHPYTQTYNRLKQLSTVGHNIDKVELIIMGGTFPSRESSYQEWFIAQCLKAMNDFGGWDNEKANVKLYPPTDYVLLEDVQKANEIAKVRCIGMTFETRPDYCKVEDIDRMLKMGVTRVELGVQTIYDNIYEKMERGHTVQDVIDANQTLRDSGIKVAMHFMPGLLSNPKEDYEMFKEVFNNPKFKPDMLKIYPCLVTKGSKLYDLWKEGKYTPYTDEEAVKLIVKIKKILPKWVRTMRIQRDIPAKLIEAGVKKSNLGELVYNRLEEENVNCKCIRCREVGHKINKSKEKYEVKVEDFKLFKEEYEACDGKEIFLSFEDKDETTLAGFLRLRFPSNKAHRKEITDSTAIVRELHVYGNMLKIGSKGENIGQHTGFGEKLLKETEKIAIQNEKDKILIISGIGARNYYRKFGYKREGPYMAKKLN